GAACTCattgctccgtactccgtactttgtaGAATACCCAGAACTGTGGACTTGAAACCCGGAGAGTTATTCGGCCGAGGAACCATATTATTTGTCCACAATACTTCATTACTTTCCTTATAAACACCAGCCACATCAGAATGAGCCATGTGGCTGATGCCCAAAGGTTCGGGTCGGCCGTCCCAACGTTCCATTCCTGCACAACATGGGAAGAAAATTATGCAGAGCACattcttctctttccttcGTTCTCTGACCCCATTTTTTTCAAGACTCAAATGCTCTGAATTGTGGCTGTGAAATAATTGTCTACCAACTGTCTTTCAATGGTCTTGGTCCGATTGTCTTAGGATTGTCTCGCGATGTCTCCCCACTACGCGCCAATCGGCGGATTCCGCTCGGCCGTAGTTCGACAGACGCGATAGTCAGCTGACCATGCATCTAATGGCATGATAAGCTCAAGTTAGACTCGGGACCATGGATCTAGTTTGGGTAAAGGAACTTGATGACCAGCTGACCCCAGATCTTGGGTCACCATAggtcttttgtttttgtttttgttttttgttttggttcTAAGCAAAGGGCTGTCGTGTATATTTTCCTTGTCTTACACCTGCTCCCCGATGTAAGTAAGCGCTTGTCTCTATAGGACTTAGCTCTGGCATAGGCTCGGTGGGAAATGCCCAATTTGTACTTATCATTGTTAGGCTACACAAGGATCTCATGCGTAAGGTTCTAAGATCAATGTCACATGGTCCCTTTGCTGTGGGCTGATTGCCTTAATTTTCTGGTCTGCATTGTTCGATAATTTTGATGATTCGATGACTCGATCACGTGTGAATCAtatgttttcctttttgagTCAGAAAATGTTGAGAATTAATTTGGAGTATTCAAAGATAGTTTTAATGTTGAATTAGGTATTTTCAAAATTTTCACAATTTTCACAATTTTCACGGTGCTCGGGCCcctatacggagtagaggtAGCTACATTGTGAGCGCGGCCTTTGTGGCACGCGGAACACCTTGAGTAGCGTGGTACGAACgccatgtacggagtactgtgGGTTACATCCGAAATTTTCTGTTTCAGCACTGTCACCCTTCAACCGTGCATATGCATATGGCTTATACGCTAAATGCCAGGGTATCAGATTGCAGATCAAGGGCCTCCGAACCGAGCAGCATCGGCAAACCCCGACTTTCCAGCTTAGATCTTGTTTCAGCACCAAAACAGAAGGCAGCAACAATAGTCTAACAGGTGCCCTGTGACCTCTCGAAGATCCCCCTTTGAAAATCCACTAGCGCAACAATAATCCGACCGGCATGTTTTCGGGGCCAAGTGATTTTCTCGGTCTGGACACGCGAACTCGGGTCCGGGGTCTGCCGTGCTTACCGACCAGTCTGGCCCAATTCCAGCTGATCTCCCTTTCTCCCTGGACAGATCTATGAAGATCTTGGCAAATTCCTCAAGGGTATGCCAAAACGTGGCCTACAGAGTCCGGGGAAGTGGCAAACCGGCCTCGGCTGATCCAATTATCCAGATCCAATGGCCCACTCACAGTGGAATGTGTAAATCTGAGGGCGGATTTGCCTACTACGTGCCGAAGGCACCCTTGTTTACAATCTACATAACCTTCTTCTCAATTGGGTAGACATCAATTTTGTTCCTCATTGCCAATAGAGGGCCCCTGCACAAGGATTCAGAAAAAATACGGAGAAAAAATTTTCACCGGCATCTAATTCCGACGAGAAAAACAAACCCTGTGTCAGCACTTTAAATTCGGGTTTCTCGGCGATGGGTCTGCGAGATTGTCATGCAGGATCATATTTAGTAACAGTCTAATGCACAGTGAAAACTCTTCAATGTAATTGATTGGGCTTGACGCTAGGGCAGCACAGCCACTTCTCGGTACTGCCGTTACGCCGTTCAAGTTGCCGGTTTAACCTGTTACCATACAGCACTTGGGCAGCCACGATCTGCATGTAATCGAATTCGGTATTTCTGGTATGTTCCAGAAGGAATTTCCGTGGCTTGTGTATGCCGCTAGCGCTGCACTCATTCTTCTGGAAGCTTTCTATTTTCGTATCGGAATGTCGGCCTCCGGGCATTGCCGACATCGTCGGAGAACCATGCTTCCTGTTTCCAAATTCGTTTTCGGAGACTTGtttttttggatattttGGCGGGGGATTTTTCGCAGTGGCTGATTCTGATTTTTGATTATCCCGATGTTCGTAATTTGGGATTTCTAACACTGACTGTTTGTTCTGACTCACACATTGGTAATTTGAAGGGCTATCACGTGTCCGTTTAGATTTTCGAGGCTAGCCGCGCATGCACATGCTATGcgcctcgtcatcttgtgtTAGGAAAACTTTAGAAAGAAGGCTCCTAGGAGCTTTGTTGGTGAAATTGTCTTGGCTATGCAGCTCATGACAGCAAGGGATGGCAGCTTCCTTACTTGGTTGCCTATGTACACGTGTGTTCCAAAATTCTAGAAGCTCGCCACGATTTATCTCTGCATTCCGGAATGCCACACGTCTCTGGTGGCATTGTAATACACAGAAATTTCTGTTTTGCTCAAATTTGATGTCTAATCGTATAGAGTCGGAAACTGGAACCCATTAATGGCCAGGCACCTTTTGAGCCAGCCTTCAAGTCCATTGCTTGTGATGGCCATTTTGACAGAACCTTAGAGAACCCTAGCAAATTGGCTCTTGGGGGGAATGAAAGTTCAACTCCTGGTATCTGGTTAAGGAGAGCACGAGGATGGCATATATTGGTAGAGACGTAGCCGCTTCTGTATCATGTTTTGTCGTGACCCAAGGATATATGGGTTACATTGAAAGTTTCGGAGCTCCAACCGATAGAAGTTATGCAGCAATTTTAAACTGGACGCCACGGATAACAATGAGCTTACCGGCTGGGGCTGTAGGATGCCGCCTTGAAAATGAGGTGGCAAGCTGCAAGGTATCGGTATTTCCTGAACAGGAAAGGGAAGGTAAACACTGAATATTGTGGCATTTAGTCGCAAACAAGTTTGATCCCTACAGAGGTAGATGCCATGTTTAAAGTACAGAGTTCCTATAGATGAGTTTTCGAGGCGATGACATCGGCTTACAATACAAGAAGCTTTCGAGTTGACCACAAGCTAACTGCTTTGTCATCTCATCGTGACAATAACTATAGCCCTTCAGATGGAACTTTCATCGAGGACAATTAGATTTCTGTATAAAATAGACTCTTGCATATTAATCTAGGTTGCGTCGGTACTTACCCAGCTACTTATTTAAAAGCTTGAACCAACCATGAGAGTAGTCTCATGAGTTAGAGTCCTCTTGGTGGAAGACTTGATGTACGTAGTGAGTCGCTACATTTTGTTTTCGATTCAAATCAACTTTCTTTATGTCGACAAATAATGATCTTTGTTTCAACATCCCAGCATGTTAGCTCAGGGGAAGAGCGCCGGGCTCATAACCCGGAGGACCCTGGATCGAAACCAGGACATGCTAGACCTAATTTTTAGGggagggttttttttttcttctactTCTCACCACACCTTAAAAATGCAAATTTTCCCATGCAGGCCATAGACAAATCGTAAAATTCAAAATCCTACAGCACATCCGCTGTTGCGATACTTGTATCTCAGCGATGGCGGGCGCTTGGTCTTATTTTGGTGGGATGGGTACGGCGTCTCTGAATGAGGAAGATGTCTGGTGCGATTATTGGGTTGCACCAGTGAGAGAGCCCATCACGGCGCCAGATATAGCCCTGCTGCTTATTTGCCTGTTCTTTGTCATGACCTGTTGATATGTGGCTGTGGATAAAAATGTGGCATGCATGTCTGTATCATCGGACTGACGACTATGATCCATCTGGGTGAAAGAATTGAGAGCACAGAGATGTGGTCGTAGAGATCTGGAGATCCAAGTGTCTTGTAAAATTTGTTGACCGAGTCAAGATACAGGCTGGGGTCCAGTGGCACTATGTCGAATTAGTCGCAAGCGTTGCTGAAAATTCTTATACTGTGCAATTGAAATCACAGCTGGTTCCATCGTGGCAGTTTTCGGTATTCTAGAAGCCCCATTCGGACGATTGGCTGGTCACTTGCCCTGTTGGACATCGAAGATGATATCCATGGATTTCATCCCGAACAAGAACCCAACACGTTGATGGGTTCATCAATATCTCTTTCGGCCAAGTTTTTCACTTTGCGGCGTATTTTTCCTGCTAGTTCGCAACGACCAGAGCTCATTTCTGCTATCGGGGCTCTCTGCAAATGAGATTTCGCAATTTTAGGCCGGGTTGGGGTTGACGGCGTGAGGATACGAGGTCTTTTCGACTTCACTGGGCAGGCAGTTCGGAGGTCTACGAGGTCCTAGCAATTTGACGGTCATCACAGATTCTGCAAGGATTTGATTGGGTCTTTTTTTGTGCGATGTGGTGATTGGGGTATTCGTGTAGATCTCCAAATGCCCCCGTTAATTCCATTGCTGTGATCAGAACAACACCTCTGGTGTCCTATTCTAGTCTCGCTTACCCCTATCCGCACTAGTCTTCTCTGTTCGTGGCCAAGCTGATGGGTGGTTGTTGGGGTGTCAATCAAATCGGCCTAGGGTATCGAGCTGGTGATTTGGTTTTACACGTGGTGCTCACTCTATTATACGATCTGATGTCTGCTTTTGGTTtcattttgatcttttctATTCACCTTCTGGGGAGTACAACAGCTCCTTGGTATTATTGTTAGTGCACTTCGCTCGAGGCTGATCCCTTTTTAAAATGCCCAACGGCAAATTAACCACCATTACCGTTTGTTTATTGGGACAATGGACTTTGAATTATTCCAATGTTCCAGTCTTATTCTCAGCAGGTCTCACTTAAGCCTTTCTGTTTTTTCTTCGAGGCTAACTTTGGAGTTAGCACCCTACTGGGTATCCTACCGAACCCAGTTGAGCTTACACACTCCATGGCGATTCCAGTCGGCAACCGTTCTGTCCATCCTTGCTACAGCCAAATCAGATGAAAACTGGGGGATGGATTTCATCAAGGAATCTGTAGAAGCCATGGATTCAGTTCCACTCCAGTTCTCATGCATACAGGGTTGTCCATGGTTATTTTCACTGCCAGGTCTCGTAGACATTGGTCATCTATAGATGTCGTTTTGTATATCTCATGGACGGCATGCGGGAACGTGCTCGAGTCCAGCCAGCGCCGAGTCAGCTCTTTCTCAAGCGTCTCTTTTGAGGGAGCCTTGAGCCCATGGATGCACATTTGGTCTGCAAGTGAGTACATCGATACAAGAATTGACAAGGCGTTGCATGCGGACACCGTTTTATCGTCTGTGCCATCATGATTTTCCGGCCTATCATGAGCTGCCTCTTCGTCTGGTTGTCGAGAAGGGTCCGCTTCTGAGGAATGAATCGCCACGTGGTAGTTCAGAGTGTAGGGATATTCAATCATTTGCCTGACTGGAGTCGGCTCATAGAGTAACACAACCCTATTTGTAGTCGGTTCCTGTATTTAGTTAGCTAGTAGAAACCTCTTGGATCGGTCTTGTTCCCGTCATCTCAATATTCGTTTTACCGTCAATCCACCATCGCACGCTTTGGCAAAGAAATCCGACCTTGGGAAGACTATGCATTTGCGCACAGCGTATTCTTCGTCGCCACACACAGTGATAAGGTCGCTATTTTTATGGTCAAGACGTATGCTATAGTTTTGTTAGTGCTGTTATTTTGTCAATGTTCATATGATAGTCCGGTTCCTTGCTAACCTGCGGAGGAGCTCTTCGAACTGTGTACTTCTCGGTGATGTTTTTTTCTCCATCGTGGTGTACTCTCCATCGTGGTGTACTCTCCATCGTGGTGTACTCTCCATCGTGGTCGTACTGTGGTAGATCTTGGTGGTGTTGATACTTGGCTCATCTAGTGATGATGTAGACCGAACGAGGGGTGGATAGATGCAAATGTACATCCTACGGTCTGGTTCCATGGGTGACCTGTATACTgaatcaaaaaaaaacttgcaGGTCTGAGGTGTTTGTCTGCATTTCAGCTGATTTGCTGGCAgtctttctcttctctgtaTATTTAAGTTAGTCTATTCGGTGACGTGGCTGGCGGATTTGATCTGATTCGGATTTTAACTTCTGGGCAGGGGTGGCCCATCGGTTGCCAGGCAGTAGTCGT
The nucleotide sequence above comes from Penicillium digitatum chromosome 1, complete sequence. Encoded proteins:
- a CDS encoding BTB/POZ fold, with the protein product MESTPRWRVHHDGEYTTMEKKTSPRSTQFEELLRSIRLDHKNSDLITVCGDEEYAVRKCIVFPRSDFFAKACDGGLTEPTTNRVVLLYEPTPVRQMIEYPYTLNYHVAIHSSEADPSRQPDEEAAHDRPENHDGTDDKTVSACNALSILVSMYSLADQMCIHGLKAPSKETLEKELTRRWLDSSTFPHAVHEIYKTTSIDDQCLRDLAVKITMDNPVCMRTGVELNPWLLQIP